The following are from one region of the Pocillopora verrucosa isolate sample1 chromosome 3, ASM3666991v2, whole genome shotgun sequence genome:
- the LOC131770624 gene encoding SNF-related serine/threonine-protein kinase: MAKHSFNSTLKDGQIAGLYDLQETLGCGHFAVVKVARHVFTGERVAVKVIDKTKLDEISRAHLVKEVRCMKLVQHPNVVRLYEVIDTQTKLYLVQELGDGGDMYEYIMNHEQGLSEDKARHYFQQIVLAIDYCHKLHIVHRDLKLENVIFFKSLDVAKLTDFGLSNKFSPGQKLDTSCGSLAYSAPEVLLGDSYDAPAVDVWSLGVILFMLVCGRAPFYEANDSETLINIMDVRYSVSGHVSQPCQSLIEKMLVREPYHRCSVESIMEDPWFQGGHPPVLPTPVPLVTELPLTPEEHNYVVEIMETGKIANREKVKKSLEENAYDHIAATYYLLAEQLLRRLKTSHNSLKPSVRRIDARRSLPENKRQEPTASSPGLELKVDQEDDLETQLDGSSSGSGSPRIRRISSGRLAPREGQMLNETIKTHAIEAEEILHSSMEEDDHVASGSHHKTHGKFHTVGALSNKPCTSTNLQFSTEITPSLPSLSRPHERRIVHHNRLRNSNSAPLSLNQIHEERESDLEDSPVNSPRVERTRKHLGGGVIKSKRTTRRLSPVPSGSSRRSSSCSSSDEDEIEKHMRRLKTTSGCKLNTRRSNNDDGNTDGDSGGGTGVGGGNSLRTTYPIPSVNGANGEKSSGKNPSSKQGNNGKTSCLNVNMGVFAPLCEDLDVIQESNKENVDRNVEEQVNQTNAEIHNGKRSSLIEEYGVLASKGDMSEQARSNSFLEKRNSASKYIKNNDGNEECDKNEPNSLEGVVSIELTDMSLQSKDTKRLVDESKKNMSLIHNPAIQTVTSNCCQIF, encoded by the exons ATGGCGAAACACTCCTTCAATTCAACCTTGAAAGATGGACAAATCGCTGGATTATACGACTTGCAAGAAACGCTAGGATGCGGTCACTTTGCTGTTGTCAAAGTTGCGAGACACGTTTTTACGGGAGAACGAGTTGCTGTGAAAGTGATCGATAAAACAAAACTCGATGAGATCTCTAGAGCACATCTCGTCAAGGAGGTTCGATGCATGAAACTCGTCCAACATCCAAATGTGGTCCGATTGTACGAAGTCATCGATACGCAAACCAAACTGTACCTTGTTCAGGAACTGGGCGATGGTGGGGATATGTATGAATATATCATGAACCACGAACAAGGCCTCTCCGAAGACAAAGCTCGCcattattttcaacaaattgTTCTCGCCATTGACTATTGCCACAAACTGCACATTGTACATCGGGATTTAAAGCTTGAAAATGTGATATTCTTTAAGAGTTTGGATGTTGCTAAGCTAACGGATTTTGGTCTTTCGAATAAGTTCTCTCCCGGTCAAAAGCTTGATACTTCGTGTGGATCGTTAGCGTATTCCGCCCCCGAAGTTCTACTGGGAGATTCGTACGATGCTCCAGCAGTAG ATGTTTGGAGCCTTGGAGTCATTCTTTTTATGTTAGTGTGTGGCCGTGCTCCCTTTTATGAGGCAAATGACAGCGAAACACTCATCAACATCATGGATGTTCGGTACAGTGTATCTGGACATGTATCTCAGCCCTGTCAAAG tttgattgaaaaaatgtTGGTGAGAGAGCCATACCATCGCTGTTCAGTGGAGAGTATTATGGAGGATCCTTGGTTCCAAGGGGGACATCCGCCTGTACTTCCCACTCCTGTACCCTTGGTAACTGAACTACCCCTCACCCCTGAGGAACATAATTATGTGGTGGAGATCATGGAGACtggaaaaattgcaaatagggagaaagttaaaaa GTCCCTGGAAGAAAACGCATACGACCACATAGCGGCCACTTACTATTTGCTAGCGGAGCAGCTCTTAAGGCGTTTGAAAACATCCCATAATAGTTTGAAGCCCTCTGTTCGAAGGATCGATGCGCGGCGATCTTTGCCTGAGAACAAGCGACAGGAACCAACAGCAAG TTCACCAGGCTTGGAATTAAAAGTAGATCAAGAGGACGATTTGGAAACTCAGCTGGATGGTAGTAGTTCAGGCTCGGGATCTCCGAGGATTCGTCGCATTTCTTCTGGGAGACTGGCCCCAAGGGAAGGACAAATGTTGAATGAAACGATCAAAACTCACGCCATCGAGGCGGAAGAAATTCTGCACAGTTCAATGGAAGAAGATGACCATGTAGCTTCTGGAAGTCATCACAAAACACATGGAAAGTTTCACACGGTGGGCGCGCTTTCAAACAAACCTTGCACTTCAACGAACTTACAGTTTTCCACTGAGATCACACCCAGTTTACCGTCTCTGTCGCGCCCGCACGAAAGGAGAATTGTTCATCACAATAGGTTGCGAAATTCAAACAGTGCTCCTTTATCTTTGAATCAGATTCACGAGGAACGCGAATCGGATCTTGAAGACAGTCCGGTGAACTCACCGCGAGTTGAACGGACAAGAAAACATCTCGGGGGAGGGGTGATCAAATCTAAAAGGACTACACGCCGCCTGTCCCCAGTGCCCTCAGGAAGCAGCCGGCGCTCTTCTAGTTGCAGTAGTTCGGACGAagatgaaatagaaaaacacATGCGTAGGCTAAAAACTACTTCCGGTTGTAAATTGAATACCAGGCGCTCTAACAATGACGATGGCAACACGGACGGAGATAGCGGAGGGGGGACTGGAGTTGGAGGAGGCAATAGCCTGCGAACCACATACCCAATTCCCTCGGTAAATGGTGCGAATGGAGAGAAATCTTCGGGTAAAAATCCTTCTTCGAAACAGGGGAATAATGGGAAAACGAGTTGTTTGAATGTGAATATGGGTGTATTTGCACCCCTTTGCGAAGATCTTGATGTTATACAGGAGAGTAACAAAGAAAACGTCGATAGAAATGTGGAAGAACAGGTGAATCAAACTAATGCGGAGATTCACAACGGAAAGAGAAGTTCACTCATCGAAGAGTACGGCGTTCTGGCTTCTAAAGGAGATATGTCGGAGCAAGCTCGAAGCAACAGCTTTTTAGAGAAAAGAAACAGCGCATCGAAGTACATTAAGAATAACGATGGGAATGAGGAATGCGACAAAAACGAACCCAACTCGCTGGAGGGCGTGGTTAGTATAGAACTCACAGACATGAGCCTGCAGTCTAAGGATACCAAGCGGCTAGTCGACGAATCCAAGAAAAATATGAGTTTGATTCACAACCCAGCAATTCAAACGGTGACGAGTAACTGTTGTCAAATATTTTGA